AAGGAGATATCTATATTGGATCAGGACTATCAGGCATCGTGATTATTCAGCCCGATAAAATGATATCACTCTTCAGACATCCCGAAAAACTAGATTGGAATGGTTTTTTATGTTTCGCTGAAAATGAAGATGGTATATGGGCGGGTCTATTTAATGGGGCATTGATCAACATTGGTTTAAAAGATACCATTCACTACTCCTTTACTGGAAGTTTCCGAGAACAAATAAACGATATCATTCCAGTTAAAACGGGTCTATGGATTGCTACCTTGAGTAATGGCATCTACTATTTTGATAAAAAAAGAACAGTTAATATTAACCATAACAACGGATTGGCCTATCAATCGAATTTCCGTTTGTTTCATGACAGTTTTGGAAATATCTGGATAAGTACTTTTATATCCGGCTTTTCCCGAATCAATGACAATTCGTTTTACCAGTCTGATTTTACAAATTATATCGATGCTCAAGTGAACACCGTTATTCCTGAAAAAGGCAAAGGAGAATGGCTTATTACATTCGGGCAGGGGTTATGCTACCGAACAAAGGGTGGTATTATTCAATACATAGAACCTCCCACTGAAAAAAATAAAAAACTGATTTACATAAATGATGGCATCGTAAATTCAGATGGTTCATTATGGCTAGGAAGTTACGCATGGGGACCAACAAAAGTCACCAAAAATAAATTTACCTGTTATAAGATCAATGAAATACCTGATAATAATATCATTACATCCGTAAAAAGAGATTTCAATAATACCATATGGTTCTCTCCTATCAAATATGGTCTTATGTATTTAAAGAACGATGAATTCTGGAGGTATACCAAAAGATCCGGACTTTTATCAGAGAATACAATTCGGCTATACACAGATCAAGAGAAGCAAGTTCATATTGTGAGTGACGCAGGCTTACAAAGAATTACACGAAGAGGATTGGAAACATTCTATATCGATAACAAATTGTTCACCGGTATAGTCGGTGAACAATTTATAGTAGATTCTGCAACCAGTATTCTCACAACATCTTCAGATGGACTATTCATACAGCACCACCAGAGTATATATCAGTTGTCAACCAATAATGGGTTGTATTCCAATCAAATCAAAAATATCAGAAGGGATAGAGCAGGACGATTTTGGATAGCTACCAATCGTGGTATCGAATCTTTTAAAATGACTGGATTATCGATCACTGAACATACCATTTACAATGAAAGCAATGGCAGGTTTGTAAGTGATGCACAACAAGTCTTTATCGATGACTCTGGGTACCCAGCATGGAATATCAATGGGAAAAAACTAACCTACGACAGTGTCTTCACTACCCCTGCTAAAAAGCCGCTATTTTTTATTAAAAATTTGATTCTCAATAGTGATACGATTACTGGCAATAACGATATCTCATTTTTACCTAATCAAACTTTGATCATAGATTACAGGACTATTTATTGGGGTAAAGAAAATCATTTAAAACTATCCTATCAACTAATTCATAACGATAAAGACACAATAGTAATTTCTGTTCCGATCAATGGCAAAATCACTCTCAATAATCTAGTGCCGGGCAATTATCAGATTATTTTAAAAGGAACAGAAAAAAATAAAATCTATTATGCTGAGCCATTTAATATTATTGTAAATCCTTTCTGGTACAATACAATCCTTTTCCGATGTATTATAGGCTTCTCGGTAGTTGCAGCTATCATTCTATATTTTAGAAGAAAAGCAAAGAGACAATTGAAAATAAATGTATTGCTTGAAGAAAAAGTGAAAGAACAAACGGCAACTATTTTGAAAGAAAAGAATGCCCTTGAAGAAAGCCTTCATGTCATCGATGCGCAAAATCAGGAAAAGGAAGTTTTAATAGAAGAGATCAATCATCGTGTAAAAAATAACCTGCAATTCATCATGGCTATGCTTGAGATGCAAATGAATAAGCAGTATTCGAAGGAAACATTACAGGCACTATTGAGTACATCTAGACGTATCAAAGCCATGTCGCTTGTTCATGAAATGCTATATGCAAAACCCGATACAAAGGGGATATCAATCACTTCCTATATCTATCAATTGATCGATAATTTAAAAGAAATGGCTGAGGGTGGAAACGAAACTCAAGTAGACATCAAGCTTTCGATAGAAGATCTCACATTCGACTCTAGAAAAGCACTTTCAATGGGTATTATTATTTCAGAGCTAATGAGTAATTCTTTTAAACATGCGTTTAAAGATATTCAAAAACCGCAGATCTATATCGAACTCAAAAAAAATAAACTCACTAAAAATATTGAATTGGTATTTGAAGACAATGGAAATGGCATAACAACAACTACTAACGAATCAGGACTTGGCAGAAGACTGGTCGATATTTTTAGCAGACAATTAGCAGGAAGCTACGAATTAACCACACAAAATAAATTTAGATTTAAACTAGTCATAAACCAGGCAACGGCATGAAAAATTTTAAGATACTGATCGTTGAAGATGAAATATTGATCGCCGAACATATCAAGGACTACCTTTTGAATTTCGGTTTCAGTCATATCAGTATGGCGCATACAAAGAATACAGCGCTTGAAGCACTGTCATGTATGGAGATAGACCTGATATTGTTAGATCTCCACTTACAACAACCCAAAGATGGTTTAGAAATCGCTCGTAGCATTGATAAGACGAAGAAATGTCCGTATATCTTTATTACTGCTAATGTTGATGTGCTGATTATTCAGGAAGCAATACAGGTAAATGCATCAGGCTATATTACAAAGCCAGTTAAAAAAACAGATCTTTTCGCAGCTATACAATTGGCACTGAAAACCAATATAGCACCTGAGCTATCTTTTCTTTCAATCAAAGAGAATAATACGACAACAAGAATCCCTACAGATGATATCTTATATATCGAAAGCAATGGCAACTATATACATATTTTTACCAAAACACAAAAGATCATTGCCCGACAATCCTTAGAATGGGCGGAATTAAATTTACCAGAACATAAATTCAAACGAATTCATCGATCTTATATTGTAAATCTGATGGCTGTTCAAAAAATGAATACACGATTTGTATCGGTGAATGACGTCGAATTACCTGTTTCAAGAGCAAATTCAATGAAGATATCCGACTTCGCAAAAGCCACAGCCGAAAAGCGCCTTTAATGATCTTATGACTCCATGGTTAGAGTATCATACACGATGACTCTTTCCCACAAATAACTATACTGCTGAATGAATGCTTGATGCAAAGGATGATCCTGATAAGCTTTTTGTGCTTTCAGGTCTTCAAAGAACATAAGCTCTGAAACATCCCAACTATTATCCACCACTTCTCGCTTCTCAGTACCTGCCGGAAATCCGATCTTTAATAGTTTGATCTGCGGTATCGCTGAAAGCTTCTTAAGTCCCTCAGCCAATTTCTTTCGATCACTTATTGAACCGGGATTTTTGAGCCAGAAAAAGACCTGATGGATCAATGGTGAAGAATCTTTAACACTTATCAAGGGGTCAACTACTACAGTTGCTGCTGTAGCTAAAACAGAAGTCGAAAGAAATGCACGACGAGATCGTTTGGTCATAAAGTTGGTTTGGATGATTGCCGAAGGGTAAATTTAAGGAACAGCTTCAGTATTTCCACTCTAGGAGTAACGAAATTAGAATCAGATTAGAAACAACGCTGCTTAAATAGATTATGTAATTTGCTAACGACTTAAGCGTATTGGATCCTTATGGAAGAAAGAAAGATATTGATTGTAGAAGACGAAAAGAAAATAGCCACTACATTAAAAAAAGGGCTCATTGAAAATGGCTATCATGTTGATCTGGCTTTTGACGGATTAATTGGCAAAAGATTATTCGACTCCAACGAATACGACCTACTCATCCTTGATATCAATCTTCCTGGCATGAACGGGTATGAGCTTTGTAAAGCCATACGAAATATCAATCAGCATATTCCGATCATTATGCTGACCGCCATGAATACCACCGAAGACAAGATCGAAGGATTTGACACTGGCACTGATGATTATATCATAAAACCATTTGAGTTTAAAGAATTACTGGTTCGTATTCGTGCACTTCTGAAAAGAACCATGAACCAACAGCTGCCCACAGGAAATATTCTGAAAGTAGCCGATCTTGAAATGAACTTGGACACTAAGGAAGTAAAACGTGCTGATCAATCAATCACCCTCACTGCAAAAGAATTTCAATTGCTAGAGTATTTCATGCGCAACAGGAACAGGGTTCTCTCCCGAGCGGATATTGCAGAAAGAGTTTGGGAAATTGATTTTGACACACAAACCAATGTTATTGACGTTTATGTGAATTATCTGAGAAATAAGATCGATAAGAAATTTGATACACGACTGATTCATACACAAGTAGGCATGGGTTATATCATGAAAGAGAGCACCTGATGAAAATAAAATATCGTATCACGATTCTTTTTACCTTATTGGTAACGTTCATACTCTTCTTTGTATGTGCCTCTATCTATTATTTCTCAGATCTAAATCGAAAACTAGACTTCCAGCGAAGAATTCGTAACAGAGCCTTATCTACTATCAGCTTGTTGGTAAAAGTAGAAGGTATTGACAGAGATCTGTTACAAAAGATTGATCAGAATATGCTCATTTCGCTGCGCGAAAAAAGTGTGATTGTTTATGATAACAATAACAAAGAAGTTTATCGTTTCAGAGATGAAGGTGCCACACTCGAAAGACCGGAAAACAGTGTACTACAATACGCACGAGATAATGGTGAATATGTATACTCCAAAGGTCATAGAGATGTTATCGCAATAAAATACCGTGCAGGAGATCACGAATATGTATCCGTAGCAGCCGCTTACGATAAAGAAGGGCTTGATAAAATGGGAGAACTACGGTTTGTATTAGTAGTTAGCTTTATCAGTGGAACCTTGATCACCCTATTGTCCGGATTGATCTTTTCATCCCGTCTGGTTGTTCCAATCAAAAAAATCACAAGTGAAGTAAAAGAGATCTCTTCTCAAAATTTATCCAGAAGAATCATCCTTAATGATACAAAAGATGAATTACATGAGCTTTCCTCAACATTTAATGAGTTGCTGACAAGACTTCAACAATCTTTTGAAATCCAAAGAAGATTTATTGCAAATGCCTCTCATGAACTTTCAACACCACTCACTTCTATTTCCAGTCAATTGGAGATATCGCTTCAAAATAGCAGAAACGCTGAGGAATATAAGACTGTTTTGCTCTCAGTATATGACGACGTTAAAAATCTGAACCGACTAACCAGAAGTTTATTAGAATTGGCCAAAGCCAGTGGCACTTCTGATGGCATGGAATTATCTCTTGTCCGAATTGATGAGATTCTGATGAAGCTACCTGTTGAGCTCCGTAAAACCAATGAACAATTCAAAGTTGAATTACATTTTGATACATTCCCTGAGGATGAAGACAAGTTATTAGTATTTGGGAATGGTGATCTTTTAGAAAGTGCTATTAAAAATATCACACTCAATGCCTGTAAATATTCAGGAGACCACACAGCGATCGTCGGATTAAACTTTTCTGAAAATGAGTTAAAGATCGTTGTCTCTGATCTTGGCAGCGGCATTAAAGAAGAAGAACAAACCCTTGTTTTTCAGCCTTTTTTCAGAAGTAAAAGTGAAACCAATTCCGAAGGATTTGGTTTGGGGCTTTCATTGGCATCCAGAATCATCAAGTTGCATAAAGGTGATATTCAACTAACAAATAATCAACCACAAGGGAGCATCTTTACCATTTCTCTACCGATCGCAAGGAAATTTCATTTGATTTGATTTTACGAACTCGAACACGCTAACAATCAATCACTTAGTTTCTAATCTTATTTTAATCTTGTCCTAATGAATGCTTAATAGGTCGAGATGATATTGCATTCAAAATATTTAAGACTGTTATTATTTGCTCAGGGTTTAGTTTAAAGCCGCTCTTGTCTAAGAGTGGCTTTGTTTTTACCACCATCTCCTAAATTATAATACCCTTCTAATTCAGCACTAATTCTCTTTTAAGAGTGGTCTTACATCTTCGTTTGAATTATAAAGCTGAATTATGATAACTGTAATCATACCTACATTGAATGAAGAAAAAACGATCAGCAATGTCATCAAGTATTGCAGGTCGAAATCTGTAGTGTCTGAAGTAATCGTGGTTGATGATAAATCATTCGACAATACGGTAAAACTTGCACGTGAGGCCGGTGCGAAAACCATCACAAGCACACGATTGGGAAAAGGAGCATCCATGCGTGATGGACTGTTATGCGCTAAAAACGAAATTATTCTTTTTCTGGATGGTGATATCGATCCTTATCCTGAGAAAATGATCGAACAAATGACAGAACCCATCTTAAAAGATCAATACGACTTCATCAAAGCCTCATTTGCCAGAAATAGTGGCAGGGTAACAGAATTGGTTGCCAAACCACTACTCAGTATGTTTTTTCCAGGTCTCTCCCATTATACACAACCATTAAGCGGTATGATAGCCGGGAAGAAAAGCTTTTTTGAAAACATTGATTTCTTCAATGACTATGGCGTAGATATTGGTATTCTCATCGATATGCACACCCAAAAGGCAAGGATCCTCGAAATGAATATCGGTTATATTGAAAATGACAGTAAGCCTTTACATGAGTTAGGTAAAATGAGTAAAGAAGTAGCAAGTGCCATCATCAAAAAAGCATTTAGTCAAAATACAAATGCAATATCAATGGAAGAGTTTCAATCCATCAATATCATTCGCGATCAAATGGAAATGGCATTTACCGAACAATTGAAAGACGCTAAGAAAATGGTAGTACTTGATATGGACGACACCATTCTCAAAGGAAGATTTGTAGACATTTTTGCCGAAAAGTTTGGTTTGACTGAGCAATTGACTGAAATCAGGAATAGAGTGACTGATAGTACGTTACGTACAAAAGCGATTGCAAAAATGTTTAAAGGAAAGAATCTAGGCGAGTTGATGGAAACGGTAGATAGCATTGCGATCATTTCAGATGCCGCTGCAGTTGTGAAAGAACTCCACCATCGTGAATACATTGTTGGCATTATTACAGATAGTTATGATTTTGTGGCCAATCACATCAGGCATAAGATTGGGGCTGATTTTTCGTTAGCCAATGAATTAGAGTTTTCAAATAGCATAGCTACCGGAGAAGTAAAGATCCCCTCCTTCTTTTTCCATCATGAAAAGAGTTCCTGCTTACACACCATTTGTAAATCAAATGCTTTGGATCACATATTGAATAAATATGAGATCACACACGGCAACTGCATTGCAATGGGAGATAGTGAAAATGATATTTGTATGGTGAAAAAAGCCGGTTTTGGTATCGCGTTTCGTTCTAAAAATGAATACCTGAAGCAAACAGCTGATTTTTTAATACAAGAAGAAAAATTTGAGCCATTGCTGGAGTATGCAGCTCATTGATATTCTAATCATCTTTTAATTCAACACTAATAACCCCCTAATTCAGTACGGCTAGGTTTGGTTAATTGTTATGATCCCATATAAGAACATATTAATCCCAATTGATTCATTGCATCAGGCCCAAGTTGCTGCTGAAAAAGCACTTGAACTGTCTGATCCGGGCGAGACCTGTATACATTTAGTCAGCGTGATTCGTTTCCGATCATTTTGGCAACGGATATTTTATACAGAAAACTTTATTCGAAAACAGCGATACTTCGCAAAAAGAAACACTCTGGCCGAGAGAAAAATTGAAGCGATCAAAACAAAGATTGCAACTGTTTCTCCGCTATCCATCGTTAAAACAAGTGTGATCATTGAAACAGCCGTCAGTGATCAACTGATCAAATACACGGCTCAACACAATATTGACCTGGTCATTAATACACATAAATCATCTCGTTCAGGATTTCATTGGTTTAAAAAGGATTGGAGTGAAGAACTGGCAAGAAAAGCCAGTGTTGCTGTGCTTACAGTTACAAAGGGATGTTTGAACCACCCTATCAAATCTATTCTACTGCCTGTTAAATCGTTTGTTCCTGAAAGAAAAATACAGGTGGCTTTGGCATATGCCAAAAGATACAATGCTCATATTCATTTGGTCACACTGCTTGATAATAATGACAGCGATGCGAAAATTCGTGTCGATGCATTTTATCTCACTTATAAAATCTTATCAGAATATGGTCACCCCCCACAATACAAGATACTGCAGGGAGCAGACAGTGATGCTGCTCTACTGCGGTATGCTGATCAGATTAAAGCAGATATGATCTTGGTAAATCCTGATAAAAAACAACGAATCCCGGGCATTATGCGACAAAGGATAACAGATATGCTAAATCCTATTTCCGCTTTACATATTCTGACATTGAAACCCTATTTGAAAAGAACGATTTAAAATCTAGTTTATGCAGAAGAAATTATGGTATACCGTATGCGTATTCATGACAATGATGTTTGCAGTTAGCGCACAAACTGTCGATGAAGGCAAAAAGTTGTTCGAGTATGAAAGATACCGCAGTGCAATTGAAGTACTAAAGAAGACAGTTACAGCAAATCCACAGGATATAAATGGATGGTATTGGTTGACGCGTGCACAGCTAGCAGCTGGTAATACAGACAGTGCAGCATTATCCATACAACAAATGCCAGCAGATCTCAAATTGCAGCCATTTGGAAAAGTAATCCAGGGTGCCGTATTGCTACAAAAAGAAGACTCAATCACTTCATTACAATTATTTACGGAAGCGATTGGAACCAAAAGAAAGAAAGATCCTGCAATTCAACTTGCGGTAGCAAATGCAATGATCGATGCTCCTAAAGGAAATCTCAATAAAGCGATTGAATTATTACGTGAAGCAGCAGAAAGAGATAAAAAGAATTCTTTGATCTACTTAAGCATTGGGGATGCTTATCGAAAATTGTATAATGGATCAGAAGCAGTAAAAGCGTATCAGGAAGCCATTGATGCCGATTCTAAAAATGCAGAAGCATACTATAAAATCGGCAAGATCTATCAAACACAAAATAATGTAGAGGTCTTCACTGAATATTACAATAAAGCTATTCAAGCCGATCCTGATTTTGCACCGGTATACTATCCATTGTATTACTATTACTATTTCAGGGATGTAAACAAAGCATTAGAATACTTACAGACTTACATAAGCAAAACAGACTATAGCATTGAAAATGAATATATGCTTACAGACCTGTACTATGTATCAAAAAAGTACAATGAAGCGATACAAGCAGGACAACAGGTCTTAGCAAAAGAAGGTAATCAGGTAAAGCCTCGCATTTATAAGTTGCTTGCTTACAGTTATGATGGATTAGAAGACGCTACCAATGCAGAAAAATGGATGAAAGATTATTTCGAAAAAGAAAATGACAGCAACTATGTCGCCAAAGACTTTGATCTTATGGGCAAGATCGTAACAAACAAGGGAGATACGGGTGAAGGTGTTATCTGGTATGAAAAAGCATATCAACTTGAAAAAGATACCACTTTAAAGATGGACTATGTTAAGAAGATCATGGCTGTATATAAAAGTCAAAAGAACTATGTAAAACAGGCAGAATGGAATGGAGAACTTTATAAAATGAATGCACCATTTACCAATGTAGACATCTTCAATTGGGGTGTGGCATATTATAATGCTAAAAATTACCAAATGGCAGATAGTGTATTTGGTATTTATGCTACGAAATATCCAGACCAAACTTTTGGTTATTACTGGCGTGCGAGAAGTAATGCGGCTGTTGATACCGCTATGGAAATGGGTATTGCTATCCCACATTATGAAGACATGATCGATGTTGCACTCAAAGACACCGGTAATGCCAATAATAAAAAATGGCTGATTGAAGCATACGGATATATTGCAGCTTACAAAGTGAATGCAGAGAAAAAATATGATACAGCGCTGGAGCTCTATGATAAGATACTGGAATTAGATCCTGCAAATAATGATGCAGAAAAATATAAAGAGATCCTGGAAAAGATCATGGCTGAACAAGCGAAACAAAGTAGTAAAGATCCACAGCGGGATTCTGAAAGATAGGTTTTAGTAGGTTTCGAGGTTTATTGAGAATAGGTCGGATGAATGTCCGGCCTTTTTTCTATAAGGACTCTACCCTACCTTTATTACATGAAAATTCAATTATGGTCAGTAGGCAAACCTCATGATGCTTATGTGAAAGCAGGTATTGAAGATTTTACAAAACGGCTTAACAATTATTTTCCGGCTCAATGGCAGATCATACCCGCGCCCAAACAGTCTGCTTCAATGTCTGATCAACTACAGAAAAAGGCAGAAGCAGCAGCCATATTACAGCTAGTAGAAAAAGATGATTTTCTGATACTGTTGGATGAGCGGGGCAAACAATTCAGTTCCACAGAATTAGCAGAGATCTTACAAAAAAGAGCCAATGAAAGTACAAAGCGACTCATATTCATTATCGGTGGTGCATTTGGTGTAGATGAATCAATCACACAAAGAGCCAATATGATATGGAGCCTCTCAAAATTGGTATTTCCACACATGTTAGTGAGACTGATCCTATCCGAACAACTCTATCGGGCCTGTACGATTTTAAGGAATGAAAAATACCATCATATGTGAAAACACTTAAATTGCAGGTATGTTTTCCATCACCATCGTTATCCTAATATTAACCTGTATCATTTCATTCACAGCATTCTCTAATCAGAAAGTGATCAATGATCTGATTTTTTATCCTCCTGCTATTACACAAAGAAATCAGTGGTATCGTTTCATTACCAATGGGGTGATCCATGCAGACATTGCTCATCTGGCTTTTAACATGTTCTCCTTTTATATGTTTGGAGAGTTTGTTGAGAAATACTTCATGGCGTTATTTGATGAAAGAGGGAAGATTTTATTCATTACCATGTACATCACTGCATTACCCGTTTGTTTGATACCAACCTATTTACAGAACAAGGATAATTATCACTATAGAAGTTTAGGAGCATCAGGTGCAGTATCCGCTGTTGTATTTGCCGGAATATTCTTAGACCCAACCATTAAGATCGGGCTGCTTATCATTCCTCCTATAATTCCTGGTTTTATATTTGGCCCCTTGTATTTGATACTTTCTGCTTATATGGCGAAGCGCGGGGGTGATAACATCAATCACTCAGCGCATTTCTGGGGAGCCGTTTGGGGAATTGTATTCGTCATCATTACCTGCTTATTACTGACAAGATTTAATCCTATCACCAACTTCCTGTTTCAGGTAAAAAATTATTTCTCGTAGCGAAAAAGTATCCCCTTTTTTGTCGAGGGTTTAATACGAAAACGATGATCGATCCGACAACCAAGTACCCAAACAATCCTTTTGTCAGATTCGAGTACCCATACTTTTTCTTTATCGGTCAGTGATAATTTTTGATCAATAAAAAAGCGACTGAGTTTCTTTTTTTTCATCATACCCAAGGGATAAAAATAATCTCCTGTCTTCCACTTGCGTAAGATCAAAGGATAGCGCAACTCATCCTGATCGATCAATGCTTCATCCGAATTTGAACGGATCTGAAGATCCATATGTTGCTGAATGGTTAACTTGAAAGATTCGGCTTGTACTTTATCTGTATTTTCATCAATCAATAGAATAGAGCCCTTCGTTGTATTAACAGGAGAAACAATCATATGATTCCTGTTCTTGATCAATCGATGAGTCTCTGAATACAATACACTTCCATTCTCTGCATCCAATAATTTGATCGCTTCAAATGTTTGCGCTGGAGTAAACCCATAAGGCTTCAATAATTCATATGAAATGGTAGCCAATGGATTCGCTTTTTTCCATGCGAGAACAGGAATACTAACTTCCTCACCCTTAAATCGCAGTAATTTTTTCAGTTGCGTTTGCAAACCTGCTTCGTACAATTGATAAGCTTCCTTCAATCGCAATATTGTATGTTGCAGATTTTCATCTGCAGCAGGATACTTTGTACGAATCATTGGCAAGACCTGATTCCTGAAAAAATTTCTTGTATAATCATCCTGTAGGTTAGAAGAGTCTTCTACATACTTCAACCCTTCAGCAGATGCATGTTCTTGTAATTGTTGCTTAGTAAAAGGCAGTAAAGGTCTGATCAACGCTTGCTCAGGTCTATAATGATTGATACCGGTAAGCCCGGATAATCCTGTTCCACGAAACAAGTTCATCAATACAGTTTCGTTATTATCATCTGCATGATGAGCTGTAACAACCAATACTTTCTTCGAATGATCTTTGATCAATTGCTGACGTAAAGACTCAAACCATTCATACCTTAGTACTCTGGCGGCTTCTTGTGTAGACAGCTTATGTTGTTCGGC
Above is a genomic segment from Sediminibacterium sp. KACHI17 containing:
- a CDS encoding histidine kinase dimerization/phosphoacceptor domain -containing protein; this translates as MRSCLLILLGILLHLQVHSQQLNPQLIGSANWKLTNASPVKEKITTTPLSFPLQQRMVLNSERKIYKKNIPSERKLIHNGPTIPVIETLTFIGKKLPAPEIVNAPPLQIRDNAIYNLSYTNKEHGFAGTNSFTFAEDDKYNIWISSSNGLIKYDGHQYFLYAYPSPNIATTETSILIDHLKRLWLVSENGIYYIHNDSIFTLQSKTLEFSKINARKVTADKQHRIWIATKEKGVLCINNKTVSIYDKRAGLPDLYIINVFVDKKGDIYIGSGLSGIVIIQPDKMISLFRHPEKLDWNGFLCFAENEDGIWAGLFNGALINIGLKDTIHYSFTGSFREQINDIIPVKTGLWIATLSNGIYYFDKKRTVNINHNNGLAYQSNFRLFHDSFGNIWISTFISGFSRINDNSFYQSDFTNYIDAQVNTVIPEKGKGEWLITFGQGLCYRTKGGIIQYIEPPTEKNKKLIYINDGIVNSDGSLWLGSYAWGPTKVTKNKFTCYKINEIPDNNIITSVKRDFNNTIWFSPIKYGLMYLKNDEFWRYTKRSGLLSENTIRLYTDQEKQVHIVSDAGLQRITRRGLETFYIDNKLFTGIVGEQFIVDSATSILTTSSDGLFIQHHQSIYQLSTNNGLYSNQIKNIRRDRAGRFWIATNRGIESFKMTGLSITEHTIYNESNGRFVSDAQQVFIDDSGYPAWNINGKKLTYDSVFTTPAKKPLFFIKNLILNSDTITGNNDISFLPNQTLIIDYRTIYWGKENHLKLSYQLIHNDKDTIVISVPINGKITLNNLVPGNYQIILKGTEKNKIYYAEPFNIIVNPFWYNTILFRCIIGFSVVAAIILYFRRKAKRQLKINVLLEEKVKEQTATILKEKNALEESLHVIDAQNQEKEVLIEEINHRVKNNLQFIMAMLEMQMNKQYSKETLQALLSTSRRIKAMSLVHEMLYAKPDTKGISITSYIYQLIDNLKEMAEGGNETQVDIKLSIEDLTFDSRKALSMGIIISELMSNSFKHAFKDIQKPQIYIELKKNKLTKNIELVFEDNGNGITTTTNESGLGRRLVDIFSRQLAGSYELTTQNKFRFKLVINQATA
- a CDS encoding response regulator transcription factor produces the protein MKNFKILIVEDEILIAEHIKDYLLNFGFSHISMAHTKNTALEALSCMEIDLILLDLHLQQPKDGLEIARSIDKTKKCPYIFITANVDVLIIQEAIQVNASGYITKPVKKTDLFAAIQLALKTNIAPELSFLSIKENNTTTRIPTDDILYIESNGNYIHIFTKTQKIIARQSLEWAELNLPEHKFKRIHRSYIVNLMAVQKMNTRFVSVNDVELPVSRANSMKISDFAKATAEKRL
- a CDS encoding Dabb family protein, which produces MTKRSRRAFLSTSVLATAATVVVDPLISVKDSSPLIHQVFFWLKNPGSISDRKKLAEGLKKLSAIPQIKLLKIGFPAGTEKREVVDNSWDVSELMFFEDLKAQKAYQDHPLHQAFIQQYSYLWERVIVYDTLTMES
- a CDS encoding response regulator transcription factor, giving the protein MEERKILIVEDEKKIATTLKKGLIENGYHVDLAFDGLIGKRLFDSNEYDLLILDINLPGMNGYELCKAIRNINQHIPIIMLTAMNTTEDKIEGFDTGTDDYIIKPFEFKELLVRIRALLKRTMNQQLPTGNILKVADLEMNLDTKEVKRADQSITLTAKEFQLLEYFMRNRNRVLSRADIAERVWEIDFDTQTNVIDVYVNYLRNKIDKKFDTRLIHTQVGMGYIMKEST
- a CDS encoding HAMP domain-containing sensor histidine kinase — encoded protein: MKIKYRITILFTLLVTFILFFVCASIYYFSDLNRKLDFQRRIRNRALSTISLLVKVEGIDRDLLQKIDQNMLISLREKSVIVYDNNNKEVYRFRDEGATLERPENSVLQYARDNGEYVYSKGHRDVIAIKYRAGDHEYVSVAAAYDKEGLDKMGELRFVLVVSFISGTLITLLSGLIFSSRLVVPIKKITSEVKEISSQNLSRRIILNDTKDELHELSSTFNELLTRLQQSFEIQRRFIANASHELSTPLTSISSQLEISLQNSRNAEEYKTVLLSVYDDVKNLNRLTRSLLELAKASGTSDGMELSLVRIDEILMKLPVELRKTNEQFKVELHFDTFPEDEDKLLVFGNGDLLESAIKNITLNACKYSGDHTAIVGLNFSENELKIVVSDLGSGIKEEEQTLVFQPFFRSKSETNSEGFGLGLSLASRIIKLHKGDIQLTNNQPQGSIFTISLPIARKFHLI
- a CDS encoding HAD-IB family phosphatase is translated as MITVIIPTLNEEKTISNVIKYCRSKSVVSEVIVVDDKSFDNTVKLAREAGAKTITSTRLGKGASMRDGLLCAKNEIILFLDGDIDPYPEKMIEQMTEPILKDQYDFIKASFARNSGRVTELVAKPLLSMFFPGLSHYTQPLSGMIAGKKSFFENIDFFNDYGVDIGILIDMHTQKARILEMNIGYIENDSKPLHELGKMSKEVASAIIKKAFSQNTNAISMEEFQSINIIRDQMEMAFTEQLKDAKKMVVLDMDDTILKGRFVDIFAEKFGLTEQLTEIRNRVTDSTLRTKAIAKMFKGKNLGELMETVDSIAIISDAAAVVKELHHREYIVGIITDSYDFVANHIRHKIGADFSLANELEFSNSIATGEVKIPSFFFHHEKSSCLHTICKSNALDHILNKYEITHGNCIAMGDSENDICMVKKAGFGIAFRSKNEYLKQTADFLIQEEKFEPLLEYAAH
- a CDS encoding universal stress protein, translated to MIPYKNILIPIDSLHQAQVAAEKALELSDPGETCIHLVSVIRFRSFWQRIFYTENFIRKQRYFAKRNTLAERKIEAIKTKIATVSPLSIVKTSVIIETAVSDQLIKYTAQHNIDLVINTHKSSRSGFHWFKKDWSEELARKASVAVLTVTKGCLNHPIKSILLPVKSFVPERKIQVALAYAKRYNAHIHLVTLLDNNDSDAKIRVDAFYLTYKILSEYGHPPQYKILQGADSDAALLRYADQIKADMILVNPDKKQRIPGIMRQRITDMLNPISALHILTLKPYLKRTI